A genomic window from Streptomyces sp. 846.5 includes:
- a CDS encoding helix-turn-helix transcriptional regulator produces the protein MKHDTETRFGEYLHQLRQARKLGVRELARKSGLDAGGLTRLEQGKTSPQPDTLKALGTALEVPFADLFAMAGYVTPSDLPSMSAYLHTRYGQLPEDTLSQVNEYIQHLVNERGLDPNGPAPHEDETEMPPRR, from the coding sequence ATGAAGCATGACACAGAAACACGCTTCGGAGAATATCTCCACCAACTGCGCCAGGCACGAAAGCTCGGCGTACGAGAGCTCGCGAGAAAATCCGGCCTCGATGCCGGGGGACTCACCCGCCTCGAGCAGGGGAAGACTTCCCCTCAACCAGACACATTGAAGGCGCTAGGCACCGCTCTGGAAGTGCCGTTTGCAGACCTGTTCGCGATGGCCGGGTATGTCACGCCATCCGACTTGCCGAGCATGAGCGCCTATCTCCACACACGCTACGGCCAACTTCCGGAAGACACACTCAGCCAGGTCAACGAATATATCCAACATCTCGTCAATGAACGCGGCCTTGACCCGAACGGTCCAGCCCCGCACGAAGACGAAACAGAAATGCCACCACGGAGATAG
- a CDS encoding replication-relaxation family protein, translating into MSPSDIATLLLRLSDRDVAVLESLRAHRLLDTAHIRRLHFAQGHATTAAASGATMRVLTRLEAHGLVARLTRRIGGVRSGSSGIVWQLGSTGERLLRTLHGEKSRRRYVEPSMAFTAHTLAVAELAVRLQEYASQRLIELLSIETEPSCWRSFVNPHGTLEWLKPDLYAVTASGDYEDHWFLEADRATEHPTVVVRKAKTYQRYAATGAHQARHGLFPAVIWVVPDVGRRKALEAALSADRAVQPGLFRIITVNEFTQLITGGTENE; encoded by the coding sequence ATGAGTCCGAGCGATATTGCCACCCTGCTCTTGCGCCTCTCCGACCGTGACGTGGCCGTGCTGGAGTCGCTGCGCGCACACCGCCTCCTCGACACCGCGCACATCCGTCGCCTGCATTTCGCGCAGGGGCACGCCACCACTGCCGCAGCGTCGGGTGCCACCATGCGCGTCCTCACCCGACTCGAAGCGCACGGCCTGGTCGCACGACTGACCCGACGCATCGGGGGTGTCCGCAGCGGCTCCTCCGGGATCGTGTGGCAACTCGGCTCCACCGGCGAGCGCCTGCTGCGAACCCTGCACGGAGAGAAGTCGCGGCGACGCTACGTCGAGCCGTCGATGGCGTTCACCGCACACACGTTGGCCGTCGCCGAACTCGCCGTCAGGCTCCAGGAGTACGCCAGCCAGAGACTGATCGAACTGCTCAGCATCGAGACCGAGCCCTCGTGCTGGCGCTCGTTCGTCAACCCGCACGGGACGCTCGAGTGGCTCAAGCCCGACCTCTACGCCGTCACCGCCAGCGGCGACTACGAGGACCACTGGTTCCTCGAAGCCGACCGCGCTACCGAGCACCCCACTGTGGTCGTCCGCAAGGCCAAGACCTACCAGCGCTACGCGGCCACCGGAGCCCACCAGGCCCGACACGGCCTCTTTCCGGCCGTCATCTGGGTCGTCCCGGACGTGGGCCGCCGTAAGGCCCTTGAGGCCGCCCTGTCGGCCGACAGGGCCGTTCAACCGGGCCTGTTCCGGATCATCACCGTCAACGAGTTCACACAGCTCATAACCGGGGGAACGGAAAACGAGTAA